The Actinocorallia herbida DNA window CACCGGTTCCAGCGCCAGCAGCACCGGGACGTCGAGCCACGACACATGGTTCGCCACCACGAGCGTCCCCGCCTCCCCCGCCACGCTGAGCCCCTCGCCCGGCCCTCCGGTGTCGAGGGTGACGTCCAGGGCCTGGAGGAGGGCGCGGGAGAGGGAGGGCAGGTCGTCGGGGGCGCTGGGGAGGGCGCGGGTCAGGACGGTCGCCAGGCGGGCGGCGCGCAGGGCCGCGGTGCGCCCGGGGACCGCGGGCAGCGCCGCGGTCACGCAGGCGGAGGTGCAGGGCGAGCGGGGAGCCCAGGCGTTCACGGCTCGGCCAGGAAGAAGCGCCGGTAGCGCTCGTGCATGCCGTCGAGGTCGAGCAGCACGAAGAAGTCGGCGGTGCCGAAGTCCGGGTCGTGGTGCGGCTCGCCGCAGATCCACGCGCCCATGCGCAGGTACGCGCGCAGCAGCGGCGTCACGGGCGGCGCGGCCGGGGGCCGGGCGGCGGTGGGGCGCCAGGGGGTGTGGGGGCGGACGGTGATGCCGTCCGGGGCGGCGTGGCGGGAGGTGGCGAGGGTGCGGACGTGGCCCGCGGTGTGGCCGCCGTCGTCGAGGGAGACGGAGGCGCAGCCGCCCAGGTAGCGGTGACCAGAGAGCAGGACATAGCGGGCGATTCCCGACCAGAGCATGGTGATGACGGCGCCGGTGCGGTGTTCGGGATCCACGCAGACCCGTCCGGTCTCGACCATCGACGCGCGGACCTCGTCCGGCAGGCCGGACATGTCGAACTCCGTGGCGGCGTAGGACGGGCCCCGTCCGGGCGGGAAGAGCCGGTAGGTGCCGACGACCTCGTTCGTCGTGTTCTCGACGACCAGCAGGTGGTCGGCGTGCTCGTCGAAGGCGTCGACGTCGTGGCCCGGGACCCGCGTGTCCAGGACCGCGCCCTGCTCGGTGGCGAAGACCCGGTGGCGCAGGCGCTGCGCCGCGCGGATCTGCTCCCGGGTGTCGGCGACGCAGACGGTGTAGGAGCCCAGTGGGGTGTGGCTGCGCAGGGGTGTGGTCATGGATGTGCTCCCGCGATCGGCGGGCCGCGGACTCGGCCCGTCGCAGGAACCATCGGCCGCCAGGGCGCACGTCCGGCTACGGCCGTCGAGCGCGCGCCGGAACACCGGGTGAAGTCCGGGCACACCGCGCCCATTACCGGACCATTCCGACACGGTGTTCCTACGATGCGCCACCGATGATTTCCGAAGGGTGACCTCCCGACCCTCCCGCCACAGAAGCGATTCCGACGCTTCCTCACCCGCGCTTGGCCCTGATGTGCCCCGGTCTTGGGCGAAGAAGGATTCTCATGGAGTCATGACGCGCATCGCGGCGGTTCGGGGGGTTCTGCCCGAGCATCGGTACGTCCAGGAGGAGATCACCGAGGCGTTCGTCGCGGGCTGGGGGCTGACGGGGACCAAGCGGTCCCTGCTGGAGCGGCTGCACACGGCGGTGGGGGTGCGCACGCGGAGCCTCGCGCTGCCGATCGGCGGCTACGCGGGCCTCGACGGGTTCGGCGGCGCCAACGACGCCTACATCGCGGCGAGCGTGGACCTGGGGTCGCGCGCCCTCACCGGTGCGCTCGCCGACGCGGGACTCGCGCCGAAGGACGTCGACCTCATCCTCACCGTCTCCACGACCGGGGTCGCCGCGCCGTCCATCGACGCGCGCATCGCGTCCCAGGTGGGTCTGCGCACCGACGTGCGCAGGGTGCCGGTCTTCGGGCTGGGCTGCGTGGGCGGCGCGGCGGGACTCGCCCGCGTGCACGACCACCTGCGGGGCTGGCCAGGGCATGTCGCGGTCCTGGTGTCGGTCGAGCTGTGCTCGCTCACCCTGCAACGCGCGGACCTGACGCCCGCCAACCTCGTCGCCACCGCCCTGTTCGGGGACGGCGCGGCGGCCGTGGTGATCTGCGGATCCGCCCACGACCTCCCGGGCGCGCCCTCGGTCCGGTCCACGCGGAGCCGCCTCTACCCCGACTCCGGACACCTCATGGGCTGGAAGGTCACCGGCGACGGCTTCGGCGTCATGCTCGACCCGGACATCCCCGAGATGGTCCGCGCCCACCTGGCCGACGACGTGCGCGGCTTCCTC harbors:
- a CDS encoding GNAT family N-acetyltransferase, whose product is MTTPLRSHTPLGSYTVCVADTREQIRAAQRLRHRVFATEQGAVLDTRVPGHDVDAFDEHADHLLVVENTTNEVVGTYRLFPPGRGPSYAATEFDMSGLPDEVRASMVETGRVCVDPEHRTGAVITMLWSGIARYVLLSGHRYLGGCASVSLDDGGHTAGHVRTLATSRHAAPDGITVRPHTPWRPTAARPPAAPPVTPLLRAYLRMGAWICGEPHHDPDFGTADFFVLLDLDGMHERYRRFFLAEP
- a CDS encoding type III polyketide synthase: MTRIAAVRGVLPEHRYVQEEITEAFVAGWGLTGTKRSLLERLHTAVGVRTRSLALPIGGYAGLDGFGGANDAYIAASVDLGSRALTGALADAGLAPKDVDLILTVSTTGVAAPSIDARIASQVGLRTDVRRVPVFGLGCVGGAAGLARVHDHLRGWPGHVAVLVSVELCSLTLQRADLTPANLVATALFGDGAAAVVICGSAHDLPGAPSVRSTRSRLYPDSGHLMGWKVTGDGFGVMLDPDIPEMVRAHLADDVRGFLAGHGLAPEDITTWICHPGGPKIIDAVVETLDLAPSALALTRTSLQEKGNLSSASVLHVLSDTLAASPPSGGHALLMALGPGFCAELVLLDW